The proteins below are encoded in one region of Conexivisphaerales archaeon:
- a CDS encoding MFS transporter: protein MVQYKWVALSNTTLGTLMGSTNGTIILISLPTIFNGIGVNPLSNGSFQYLLWILFGYNIAVSTLLVTFGRLSDMYGRVRLYNLGFAIFSAGSILLFITPSNGNAGALELIVFRFIQGVGAAFLFANSAAILTDAFPPQERGKALGLNQVTFLAGSLIGLVLGGLLAPIDWRLIFLVSVPFGIFGTIWSYTKLRELGSLQKGQKIDLLGNITFAVGLTLLLIGLTYGLIPYGKSLMGWSNPEVVGFIASGLLLLALFPFVESRVEQPMFRLQLFRIRMFSAANIAGMLSSIAYGGVMLMLIILLQGIWLPLHGYSYESTPFWSGIYIIPMMLGFVLMGPTSGILSDRMGSKLLATAGMVIVGASFIALSALSYNFDYRVFALIIFVMGVGNGLFGSPNIAAIMNAIPPEYRGVASGMRATLQNVGQTLSIALFFGVIISALASQLPSTFASALTNAGAPQLANVFANIPPTSALFAAFLGYNPVASILQQLPQQLVSSIPQSTVGFLEGKTWFPSTVAPAFMSSLRIAFYTASALAFIAAVASALRGAPIIYEVQRQPAKGQMGIEASSEKDPERMDDKGNDTRDRQPSE from the coding sequence ATGGTTCAGTACAAATGGGTTGCCCTATCGAACACCACACTTGGAACGTTGATGGGCTCCACAAACGGTACGATAATCCTGATCTCCCTGCCAACTATATTCAACGGAATAGGAGTTAACCCGCTTAGCAACGGCTCCTTTCAGTATCTGCTCTGGATACTGTTTGGATACAACATAGCTGTATCAACCCTTCTGGTAACATTCGGTAGGCTTTCGGACATGTACGGCAGGGTAAGGCTCTATAATCTGGGATTTGCCATCTTCTCCGCAGGTTCTATACTTCTCTTCATCACCCCTAGCAATGGTAATGCAGGGGCTCTAGAGCTGATAGTCTTCAGGTTCATTCAGGGGGTAGGTGCAGCTTTCCTCTTTGCAAACAGCGCCGCTATACTTACAGACGCATTCCCACCTCAGGAAAGAGGGAAGGCGCTCGGCCTGAATCAGGTGACATTTCTTGCAGGTTCGCTGATAGGACTTGTGCTTGGTGGTCTGCTTGCTCCGATAGACTGGAGGCTGATCTTTCTTGTGAGTGTACCTTTTGGAATCTTTGGAACCATCTGGTCCTATACGAAGCTGAGGGAGCTGGGATCGCTGCAGAAGGGCCAGAAGATAGACCTGCTTGGTAACATCACGTTTGCAGTCGGCCTCACACTGCTGCTGATAGGCCTGACCTACGGGCTCATACCATACGGGAAGAGCCTGATGGGCTGGTCAAACCCTGAGGTTGTGGGTTTCATAGCTTCAGGTCTGCTGCTGCTGGCTCTCTTTCCGTTCGTTGAGAGCAGAGTGGAGCAGCCAATGTTCAGACTGCAACTCTTCAGGATAAGGATGTTCAGTGCAGCAAACATAGCTGGGATGCTCAGCTCGATAGCATATGGTGGTGTGATGCTTATGCTGATAATTCTGCTGCAGGGGATCTGGCTTCCTCTTCACGGCTACTCCTATGAATCAACACCGTTCTGGTCAGGCATATACATAATACCGATGATGCTCGGGTTTGTTCTTATGGGTCCGACAAGCGGCATACTCTCAGACCGGATGGGCTCAAAGCTTCTGGCTACAGCTGGCATGGTTATCGTAGGAGCATCGTTCATAGCCCTCTCAGCTCTATCTTACAACTTCGACTACAGAGTATTTGCTCTGATAATCTTCGTGATGGGTGTGGGAAACGGACTGTTTGGCTCTCCAAACATAGCTGCGATAATGAACGCCATACCCCCTGAGTACAGGGGAGTCGCCTCAGGGATGAGGGCAACTCTTCAGAACGTTGGTCAGACACTCAGCATAGCCCTATTCTTCGGCGTGATAATCAGTGCTCTTGCATCCCAGCTCCCCTCAACCTTTGCTTCAGCTCTCACTAATGCTGGAGCCCCTCAGCTCGCAAACGTCTTTGCGAACATACCACCTACCTCAGCACTTTTTGCTGCGTTTCTTGGCTACAATCCAGTCGCCAGCATATTGCAGCAGCTCCCCCAGCAGCTGGTCTCTTCGATACCTCAATCAACCGTAGGTTTTCTGGAGGGGAAGACGTGGTTCCCGAGCACTGTTGCTCCTGCCTTCATGTCCTCGCTCAGGATAGCCTTCTATACAGCATCTGCGCTTGCTTTTATTGCAGCGGTAGCATCTGCGCTAAGAGGCGCACCCATCATTTACGAAGTGCAAAGACAACCTGCGAAAGGCCAGATGGGAATAGAAGCGAGTTCAGAGAAAGACCCTGAGAGGATGGATGACAAAGGGAACGATACCAGAGACCGTCAACCCTCAGAATGA
- the nuoB gene encoding NADH-quinone oxidoreductase subunit NuoB, whose translation MAEITSDNQARRKAVYQIGGSDGLALVGKLDEVVKKSAESPLGHIINWGRLYSLWPVHLETGCCSVELGAASGSRWDIERFGVLEAFGSLRQCDLLIVLGTVTRKMMPRLRVIWEQMPEPKWCIAIGACSISGGLYLDSYNVMQGIDQYIPVDVKVPGCPPSTYAIIDGIMLLMEKIRRSDLKGRYHEREEERKVQEEARAIQ comes from the coding sequence TTGGCTGAAATAACCTCAGATAACCAGGCCAGAAGAAAGGCGGTCTACCAGATAGGGGGAAGCGATGGGCTTGCACTTGTGGGAAAGCTGGACGAAGTTGTAAAGAAGTCTGCAGAATCACCTCTTGGTCATATAATAAACTGGGGGAGGCTCTACTCTCTGTGGCCAGTACATCTCGAAACTGGCTGCTGCAGTGTTGAGCTTGGTGCTGCATCAGGCTCCAGGTGGGACATCGAAAGGTTCGGTGTTCTTGAAGCCTTTGGGTCTCTGAGGCAGTGTGACCTGCTGATAGTGCTCGGCACAGTAACGAGAAAGATGATGCCTAGACTCAGGGTGATATGGGAGCAGATGCCTGAGCCCAAGTGGTGCATAGCCATAGGTGCCTGCAGCATAAGCGGAGGCCTTTATCTCGATAGCTACAACGTAATGCAGGGGATAGACCAGTACATACCTGTGGATGTCAAGGTACCTGGCTGCCCTCCCAGCACCTATGCCATAATAGATGGCATAATGCTGCTGATGGAGAAGATAAGAAGGAGTGACCTGAAGGGCAGGTATCACGAAAGGGAGGAGGAAAGGAAAGTGCAAGAGGAGGCGAGGGCAATTCAATGA